From one Thermococcus celericrescens genomic stretch:
- a CDS encoding nucleotide sugar dehydrogenase: MKISVLGLGYIGLPTALLFASAGHEVVGVDVNEKKVKLLNEGKLPFHEPGLEELFEKARNNFRATTHVEESDVFLIAVPTPLDEHTKAADLKYVKSAAEMVYLHLKKGNLVILESTVPPNTTERLLIPILEKSGLKAGTDFYVVHCPERAIPGKTIHEMIHNDRIVGGITPESAQLAKKLYESFVKGNIYLTDATTAEFVKLIENTYRDVNIALVNELAQIAEEYGINIWEAIELANKHPRVNLHKPGPGVGGHCIAIDPWFVIQNSSNGKMIALARHVNDTMPNYTLRRVREMLKGINYPTITVFGVAYKGNVDDARETPALRFIRLAENDGFKVKVYDPFVKEFEYPLLSLEEAIKDSDCIVVITDHEVFKFLDPNELGKLMRNKCVFDARNILDHEKWREAGFEIKVLGNGKNL, from the coding sequence ATGAAAATTTCAGTCCTCGGTCTTGGCTATATAGGCTTACCAACGGCACTACTGTTTGCATCAGCAGGGCACGAGGTTGTTGGGGTAGATGTCAACGAGAAGAAAGTAAAGCTACTCAACGAAGGCAAACTGCCCTTCCATGAGCCGGGGCTTGAAGAGCTTTTTGAGAAAGCACGGAACAACTTTAGGGCAACTACCCATGTTGAAGAGTCAGATGTGTTTTTGATAGCCGTCCCCACACCATTGGATGAGCACACAAAGGCCGCGGATTTGAAATATGTGAAATCCGCTGCGGAGATGGTGTATCTCCATCTAAAGAAAGGGAACCTGGTGATCCTCGAATCAACGGTTCCGCCCAACACCACCGAGAGGCTTCTCATCCCGATTCTGGAAAAGAGCGGACTTAAAGCGGGCACAGATTTTTATGTTGTGCACTGTCCTGAGAGAGCTATTCCAGGAAAGACAATCCATGAGATGATTCACAACGATAGAATAGTCGGGGGAATAACGCCTGAGTCTGCACAGCTCGCGAAGAAGCTCTACGAGTCGTTTGTTAAGGGCAATATCTATCTCACGGACGCGACCACCGCGGAGTTTGTGAAGCTGATTGAGAACACGTACAGAGATGTTAATATCGCACTCGTCAATGAGCTCGCCCAGATAGCCGAGGAATACGGGATCAATATATGGGAGGCCATTGAACTCGCCAACAAGCATCCAAGGGTGAACCTCCACAAGCCCGGACCGGGAGTTGGAGGACACTGTATAGCTATCGACCCCTGGTTCGTTATTCAGAACTCTTCCAATGGAAAGATGATAGCCCTTGCGAGGCATGTTAACGACACCATGCCCAACTACACCCTCCGCAGGGTCAGGGAAATGCTGAAAGGAATTAATTACCCAACGATTACGGTCTTTGGTGTTGCATATAAGGGAAACGTCGATGACGCCCGCGAGACTCCAGCGCTGAGGTTTATACGACTGGCCGAGAACGATGGGTTCAAAGTCAAAGTGTATGACCCGTTTGTGAAGGAGTTTGAATACCCCCTATTGAGTCTAGAGGAAGCCATAAAGGACAGCGACTGTATCGTCGTGATAACCGACCATGAGGTGTTCAAGTTCCTCGACCCTAATGAACTAGGAAAGCTGATGAGGAACAAGTGCGTGTTCGATGCGAGGAACATACTGGACCACGAAAAATGGAGAGAGGCAGGATTTGAAATAAAGGTGCTTGGAAATGGCAAAAACCTATGA
- the aglJ gene encoding S-layer glycoprotein N-glycosyltransferase AglJ has translation MKYQRDIRPEDVTILIPTKNEEEGIGWVIEEFQKLGYNNILVIDGHSTDRTREIAEEKGASVVLQTGRGKGQAVAEAFKMVDSEVIVMIDGDGTYDPKDVEKLLEPIRRGIAEHVIGNRLVNFEKGAFTRLNLIGNKIFNALFRFFYGVPVYDLLTGYRAVTKDLYKSVELEKHGFEVETELTVETIAKGFRIAEVPISYRRRRGDANLHPIKDGWRIGKAIVGMLVRYNPGRYLYFLGFLSLLVGLVMGTYIVAEWNRGVTHYLMAPLTSMFVITGVSMLIFGFVMSYMFKSMSELKRMIRENKEVNGGLK, from the coding sequence GTGAAATACCAGAGGGACATCCGACCGGAAGATGTTACCATATTGATACCAACAAAGAACGAGGAAGAGGGCATAGGCTGGGTGATAGAGGAGTTCCAGAAACTAGGCTACAACAACATCCTGGTCATCGATGGTCACAGCACGGACAGGACGAGGGAAATTGCAGAGGAAAAAGGGGCCAGTGTTGTCCTCCAGACGGGAAGGGGAAAGGGCCAGGCGGTCGCTGAAGCGTTCAAGATGGTGGACAGTGAAGTCATCGTGATGATAGACGGCGACGGAACCTACGACCCCAAGGATGTGGAAAAGCTCCTCGAACCTATACGGCGGGGCATCGCCGAGCACGTCATCGGGAACAGGCTGGTGAATTTTGAAAAGGGAGCTTTCACGAGGCTCAACCTGATCGGCAACAAAATATTCAACGCACTCTTCAGGTTTTTCTACGGCGTCCCTGTTTATGACCTGCTCACCGGATACAGGGCCGTTACTAAAGACCTCTACAAGAGCGTGGAGCTTGAGAAGCACGGCTTTGAGGTAGAGACCGAGCTGACGGTCGAGACGATAGCGAAGGGCTTTAGAATAGCGGAAGTCCCGATAAGCTACCGCAGGAGAAGGGGGGACGCGAATCTTCACCCAATAAAGGACGGATGGAGGATAGGGAAGGCGATAGTGGGGATGCTGGTTAGGTACAACCCCGGGAGGTACCTCTACTTCCTCGGCTTCCTCTCCCTGCTGGTGGGGCTCGTTATGGGGACGTACATCGTCGCGGAGTGGAACAGGGGCGTGACCCACTACCTGATGGCGCCCCTCACGTCGATGTTCGTGATTACAGGGGTCAGCATGCTGATATTCGGCTTTGTCATGAGCTACATGTTCAAGAGCATGTCCGAGCTGAAGAGGATGATAAGGGAAAACAAAGAGGTTAACGGGGGATTAAAATGA